A single Thermaerobacter sp. FW80 DNA region contains:
- a CDS encoding ribonuclease J, translating to MVPLGGLGEIGKNMLVLETEQDLIVIDAGLAFPGDDMPGVDVVIPDYTYLVERRQKLRGIFLTHGHEDHIGGIPYLLKEVQAPIYATRLTLGLVERKLEEEKRALPPRSRAIRPGERVKAGAFTVEPFLVNHSIPDSVGFAIRTPVGLFIHTGDFKFDQTPIDGRAADYHRLAAYGAEGVHVLMMDSTNAERPGVTGSERQVGEALADVFRQARGRILIASFASHLHRLQQVFDLAAQFKRRLAVIGRSMENAVEVAMKLGYLRDSGGVLTPADKIGDLAPERVVVLMTGSQGEPLSALARAATGELRRLELMQGDTVVIAANPIPGNEKLVQRTIDNLFRRGCHVIYGPHAGVHVSGHGSREELRLMLNLTRPRFFIPVHGEYRHLLHNAELARSVGIPDGNILIGENGTVFEVTAASARIRGRVAAGAVMVDGLGVGDVGNVVLRDRRQLAQDGVLIVAMVLHREQRKVISGPDLITRGFVYMRESEDLLAEARERAVKALNGIDEQDITEWSNIKAAVRDALGKFLYERTGRRPVILPIVLEV from the coding sequence ATCGTGCCGCTGGGCGGCCTGGGCGAGATCGGCAAGAACATGCTGGTCTTGGAGACGGAGCAGGACCTGATCGTCATCGACGCGGGACTGGCCTTCCCCGGCGACGACATGCCCGGCGTGGACGTCGTGATCCCGGACTACACCTATCTCGTCGAGCGACGCCAGAAGCTTCGCGGCATCTTCCTGACCCACGGGCACGAGGACCACATCGGCGGGATCCCCTACCTGCTCAAGGAGGTCCAGGCGCCCATCTACGCCACGCGCCTCACCCTGGGCCTGGTGGAGCGCAAGCTCGAGGAGGAGAAGCGAGCGCTGCCGCCCCGGTCGCGGGCCATCCGCCCCGGGGAGCGGGTCAAGGCCGGCGCCTTCACGGTGGAGCCGTTCCTGGTCAACCACAGCATCCCGGACTCCGTCGGGTTCGCCATCCGCACGCCGGTGGGCCTGTTCATCCACACCGGCGACTTCAAGTTCGACCAGACGCCCATCGACGGGCGGGCGGCGGACTACCACCGGCTGGCGGCCTACGGCGCCGAGGGCGTCCACGTGCTGATGATGGACAGCACCAACGCCGAGCGGCCCGGGGTGACGGGGTCGGAGCGCCAGGTGGGCGAGGCGCTGGCCGACGTGTTCCGCCAGGCGCGGGGGCGCATCCTGATCGCCAGCTTCGCCAGCCACCTGCACCGGCTGCAGCAGGTGTTCGACCTGGCGGCCCAGTTCAAGCGGCGCCTGGCGGTCATCGGGCGCAGCATGGAGAACGCCGTCGAGGTGGCGATGAAGCTGGGGTACCTGCGGGACAGCGGCGGCGTCCTGACCCCGGCGGACAAGATCGGCGACCTCGCGCCCGAGCGGGTCGTGGTGCTGATGACCGGCAGCCAGGGCGAGCCCCTGTCGGCCCTGGCCCGGGCGGCGACGGGCGAGCTGCGCCGCCTGGAGCTGATGCAGGGGGACACGGTGGTCATCGCCGCCAACCCGATCCCGGGCAACGAGAAGCTGGTGCAGCGCACCATCGACAACCTGTTCCGGCGCGGCTGCCACGTGATCTACGGCCCCCACGCCGGTGTGCACGTCTCGGGCCACGGGTCGCGGGAGGAGCTGCGGCTGATGCTCAACCTGACGCGGCCGCGGTTCTTCATCCCGGTCCACGGCGAGTACCGGCACCTCCTGCACAACGCCGAGCTGGCCCGGTCCGTGGGGATCCCCGATGGGAACATCCTCATCGGCGAGAACGGCACGGTCTTCGAGGTCACGGCCGCGAGCGCGCGCATCCGCGGTCGGGTGGCGGCCGGCGCGGTGATGGTCGACGGCCTGGGGGTCGGCGACGTCGGCAACGTGGTCCTGCGCGACCGGCGGCAGCTGGCCCAGGACGGCGTGCTGATCGTCGCCATGGTGCTGCACCGCGAGCAGCGCAAGGTGATCTCGGGCCCCGACCTGATCACCCGCGGCTTCGTGTACATGCGCGAGTCGGAGGACCTGCTGGCCGAGGCCCGGGAGCGGGCGGTCAAGGCGCTGAACGGGATCGACGAGCAGGACATCACCGAGTGGTCGAACATCAAGGCGGCGGTGCGCGACGCCCTGGGCAAGTTCCTCTACGAGCGCACGGGCCGACGTCCGGTGATCCTGCCCATCGTGTTGGAGGTGTAG
- a CDS encoding YlzJ-like family protein produces MLLYTIVPLHQVLEGWDRPRPEPVEVDLDGRTVLVEPDSPWGGRIVRLLSGNPDDFLDPAFQPGRRLWWWGPR; encoded by the coding sequence GTGCTGCTCTACACCATCGTCCCGCTGCACCAGGTCCTGGAAGGGTGGGACCGCCCCCGCCCGGAGCCGGTGGAGGTGGATCTCGACGGCCGCACGGTCCTGGTGGAGCCGGACTCGCCCTGGGGCGGCCGCATCGTGCGGTTGCTCTCCGGCAATCCCGACGACTTCCTCGACCCGGCCTTCCAGCCGGGACGGCGCCTGTGGTGGTGGGGGCCCCGCTGA
- a CDS encoding undecaprenyl-diphosphate phosphatase: protein MELSLGKAILLGVVQGLTEFLPVSSSGHLAVAEDLLGVRLPGLTFEVFVHLGTLAAVLAVYGADLWAAAAGFLRSGGGLWGSPRGTDGSGWTAMDPATRLGWLVVVGTVPAAVAGLALEDAIAAAFDAPTTVAVCWIVTGCLLWWAARRSPSGRPLERATPLDALVVGLFQALALLPGISRSGSTLVGGLLRGLQREEAARLSFLLSVPAIAGAALLQMPEVAAVATVDGWAALLAGAVTAAVTGYAAIHWLLRWLVAGRLAWFAYYLWTVAILLLLYQGWRGA, encoded by the coding sequence GTGGAGCTGTCCCTGGGGAAGGCGATCCTGCTCGGCGTGGTGCAAGGCCTCACGGAGTTCCTGCCGGTCTCCAGCAGCGGCCACCTGGCGGTGGCCGAGGACCTCCTGGGCGTCCGCCTGCCCGGCCTGACCTTCGAGGTGTTCGTCCACCTGGGGACCCTGGCGGCGGTGCTGGCGGTCTACGGTGCCGACCTCTGGGCCGCGGCGGCCGGGTTCCTCCGCAGCGGCGGTGGGCTCTGGGGCTCCCCCCGGGGCACCGACGGGAGCGGTTGGACGGCCATGGATCCCGCCACGCGCCTGGGCTGGCTGGTGGTCGTCGGGACGGTCCCCGCGGCCGTGGCGGGGCTCGCGCTGGAGGATGCCATCGCGGCGGCCTTCGACGCGCCGACCACGGTGGCGGTGTGCTGGATCGTGACGGGCTGCCTGCTGTGGTGGGCGGCCCGACGGTCGCCCTCCGGTCGGCCCCTGGAGCGGGCGACGCCGCTGGACGCCCTGGTAGTCGGCCTGTTCCAGGCCCTCGCCCTCTTGCCCGGCATCTCCCGTTCGGGGAGCACGCTGGTAGGCGGGCTGCTGCGCGGCCTCCAGCGGGAGGAGGCCGCCCGCCTGTCCTTCCTGCTGTCGGTGCCGGCCATCGCCGGCGCCGCCTTGCTCCAGATGCCGGAGGTGGCGGCCGTGGCCACGGTCGACGGTTGGGCGGCCCTGCTGGCCGGCGCCGTGACGGCGGCGGTGACGGGCTACGCCGCCATCCACTGGCTGCTGCGCTGGCTGGTGGCGGGACGGCTGGCATGGTTTGCATACTACCTGTGGACGGTTGCCATCCTCCTCTTGCTCTACCAGGGATGGCGCGGCGCGTAG
- a CDS encoding DNA translocase FtsK 4TM domain-containing protein yields MARRKVGRRRAPARPDSACLRSEVAGIVLLVAAAAAALALAEGPGAGGVVGTQLAAGLRWVLGRAAWVLPPLMAVRAVEALLGTPASRTRPRQAGLVLAVVLVAVAAARPCPDLWSATCFRTGGGLVGTVAGWALARAFGVTGALVAWVALAVLAVRLISGIPLAAMAAAGGRGVAAAARRLRRWAGETFLAAEADEPAAGSAASTAAASTAAGGGPAAPVTSAGAGGGRGGTGPDAGADPSGEARGGTEAGTRGRPWWRRWWGGRAREGAATPGPAPDGRALWREAGADGDGALGLPGLQRLVERALQDGGRDGPSPGEEPAEAEEPSAGAAGAEAPTAPLGSPARTALAEEGRHAPMQAHGPHSLHAQGAAHGPGTPRAAGAAPPGEPAAGAAPSPAADAGAEGADLGPRAGSSAEGASGRSGAAQGGRAAAGRGGASDGPGAPASPAGPTAPSPTYRLPPLELLSRGRQGSAARRQREILEKAATLQDTLASFGVQARIVDVAVGPAVTRFEVEPARGVKVSKIQALASDIALSLAVPDVRIEAPIPGKAAVGIEVPNREVVAVQLRDVLETPEFARSRSKLTVALGQDIAGQPVVTSLDKLVHLLIAGATGSGKSVCINALITSLLFKARPDEVKLLLIDPKVVELSAYDGIPHLIAPVITDARKAAGALQWAVREMEQRYERFAKTGVRDVSRYNLRALQQGEPPLPLMVVVIDELADLMMVAPVEVEDAIQRLAQMARAAGIHLVVATQRPSVDVITGVIKANIPSRIAFAVSSQTDSRVILDGAGAEKLVGRGDMLFLPVGATKPVRVQGAYISEKDLEAVLAFLRRQARPDYDPEVMRAEVEASEGPAAAEDDDLFPQAVRVVLEAGQASVSLIQRRLRVGYTRAGRLIDMMEERGYIGPHQGAKPRDVLITWEEFRRRHGDGGLPPAPPSAPGAGAP; encoded by the coding sequence GTGGCCCGGCGCAAGGTGGGGCGTCGCAGGGCGCCGGCGCGGCCGGACTCCGCCTGCCTGCGGTCGGAGGTGGCGGGCATCGTCCTGCTGGTGGCGGCCGCGGCGGCGGCGCTGGCGCTGGCCGAGGGTCCCGGGGCGGGCGGGGTCGTCGGCACGCAGCTGGCCGCCGGCCTGCGGTGGGTGCTGGGGCGGGCGGCGTGGGTGCTGCCGCCGCTGATGGCCGTGCGCGCCGTCGAGGCCCTGCTGGGCACCCCGGCGTCCCGCACCCGCCCCCGCCAGGCCGGCCTCGTGCTGGCGGTGGTCCTGGTGGCCGTGGCGGCGGCCCGTCCGTGCCCCGATCTCTGGTCGGCCACCTGTTTTCGCACCGGCGGCGGCCTGGTGGGCACGGTGGCGGGTTGGGCGCTGGCTCGCGCCTTCGGGGTCACGGGCGCGCTGGTAGCGTGGGTGGCGCTGGCCGTGCTGGCCGTGCGGCTCATCAGCGGCATCCCGCTGGCCGCCATGGCCGCCGCCGGAGGCCGCGGCGTGGCGGCGGCCGCCCGGCGACTGCGTCGGTGGGCAGGGGAGACGTTCCTGGCCGCCGAGGCGGACGAACCCGCCGCCGGCAGCGCGGCGTCGACCGCGGCGGCGTCCACGGCGGCAGGCGGCGGGCCCGCCGCACCGGTGACGTCGGCGGGCGCGGGCGGCGGCCGAGGGGGAACCGGCCCGGACGCCGGGGCCGACCCGAGCGGCGAGGCCCGAGGCGGGACGGAGGCGGGCACCAGGGGCCGGCCCTGGTGGCGGCGGTGGTGGGGTGGCCGCGCCCGGGAGGGCGCGGCCACCCCCGGCCCCGCGCCCGACGGGCGGGCTCTCTGGCGCGAGGCCGGGGCCGACGGCGACGGGGCCCTGGGGCTGCCGGGGCTCCAGCGCCTGGTGGAGCGCGCCCTCCAGGACGGCGGCCGGGACGGCCCGAGCCCCGGGGAGGAGCCCGCCGAGGCCGAGGAGCCGTCCGCCGGGGCCGCCGGGGCGGAGGCCCCGACGGCCCCGCTGGGAAGCCCGGCCCGGACCGCTTTGGCCGAGGAGGGGCGCCATGCCCCGATGCAGGCCCACGGCCCCCACTCGCTCCACGCTCAGGGGGCCGCCCACGGGCCCGGCACCCCCCGGGCGGCGGGCGCGGCGCCCCCTGGGGAGCCTGCCGCCGGGGCCGCCCCCTCCCCAGCCGCGGATGCGGGCGCGGAAGGGGCTGATCTCGGGCCGCGGGCCGGTTCGTCCGCCGAGGGGGCGTCCGGGCGATCCGGCGCCGCGCAGGGCGGCCGCGCGGCCGCAGGGCGCGGGGGAGCAAGCGACGGGCCCGGCGCCCCGGCGTCCCCGGCGGGTCCGACGGCGCCCTCGCCGACCTACCGGCTGCCCCCGCTGGAGCTGCTCAGCCGCGGCCGGCAGGGGTCCGCCGCGCGTCGCCAGCGGGAGATCCTGGAGAAGGCGGCGACGCTGCAGGATACCCTGGCCAGCTTTGGCGTGCAGGCGCGCATCGTCGACGTGGCGGTGGGCCCAGCCGTCACCCGCTTCGAGGTCGAGCCGGCTCGCGGGGTGAAGGTCAGCAAGATCCAGGCGCTGGCCAGCGACATCGCCCTGAGCCTGGCGGTGCCCGACGTCCGCATCGAGGCGCCCATCCCCGGCAAGGCAGCCGTCGGCATCGAGGTGCCCAACCGGGAGGTGGTGGCGGTGCAGCTCCGGGACGTGCTGGAGACGCCGGAGTTCGCCCGCTCCCGCTCGAAGCTGACGGTCGCCCTGGGACAGGACATCGCCGGCCAGCCGGTGGTCACCTCGCTGGACAAGCTGGTCCATCTGCTGATCGCCGGCGCCACGGGGTCGGGCAAGAGCGTCTGCATCAACGCGCTGATCACCAGCCTGCTCTTCAAGGCGCGGCCCGACGAGGTCAAGCTCCTGCTCATCGACCCCAAGGTGGTGGAGCTCAGCGCCTACGACGGCATCCCCCACCTGATCGCGCCGGTGATCACCGACGCGCGCAAGGCGGCGGGCGCCCTGCAGTGGGCGGTCCGGGAGATGGAGCAGCGCTACGAGCGCTTCGCCAAGACCGGGGTGCGGGACGTCAGCCGCTACAACCTGCGCGCCCTACAGCAGGGGGAGCCGCCCCTGCCCCTCATGGTGGTGGTCATCGACGAGCTGGCGGATCTCATGATGGTGGCCCCGGTGGAGGTGGAGGACGCCATCCAGCGCCTGGCCCAGATGGCGCGGGCGGCCGGCATCCACCTGGTGGTGGCGACGCAGCGCCCGTCGGTGGACGTGATCACGGGCGTCATCAAGGCCAACATCCCCTCGCGCATCGCCTTCGCCGTCTCGTCCCAGACGGACTCGCGGGTGATCCTGGACGGGGCCGGGGCGGAGAAGCTGGTGGGCCGCGGCGACATGCTCTTCCTGCCCGTGGGGGCCACCAAGCCCGTGCGCGTCCAGGGCGCCTACATCTCGGAGAAGGACCTGGAGGCGGTGCTGGCCTTCCTGCGCCGCCAGGCCCGGCCCGACTACGACCCCGAGGTGATGCGCGCGGAGGTGGAGGCCAGCGAGGGCCCGGCCGCCGCCGAGGACGACGACCTGTTCCCCCAGGCGGTGCGGGTGGTGCTGGAGGCGGGGCAGGCCTCCGTGTCCCTGATCCAGCGGCGCCTGCGGGTGGGCTACACCCGGGCCGGGCGGCTGATCGACATGATGGAGGAACGCGGCTACATCGGCCCGCATCAGGGGGCCAAGCCGCGGGACGTGCTGATCACCTGGGAGGAGTTCCGCCGCCGCCACGGCGACGGCGGGCTGCCGCCGGCGCCGCCCTCGGCGCCCGGCGCCGGCGCCCCGTAG
- a CDS encoding glycosyl hydrolase family 18 protein has translation MRNRTWVWVLVAVVVAAGLWAALAGDRGPTAKPGSDRSNDNLQLPAKQAPRAKVPGQLFILGFYDETEEARGEDILATLRRYRDHIEYLSPFWYSVRADGSVVDRSDRDLRDFAARENIKLMPLFNNYQGTDAFLTDAAARRRAVDNIVQLVRRHGYGGVQIDFQLLKPQSRQELTTFVRELRQALPEDKAITVSVIPHRHQEDATQHSKDAYSYKGLAQYARLVLMAYDRHGEMTRPGPVAPLDWVGEVIAAAREDGVPADKIWLGIPAYGYDWAEGAERAVPVSLREVRTLARRHDIRVQRDDDGIPHFTYVDERGVRHTVWYEDEVSVARKVRLARRHDLYGVAIWRLGYEDAPYWRMLLRETGRTGMDMTPDRNRQRESENQDPEGDASDVQEGHPGNVPDGG, from the coding sequence GTGCGCAACCGCACGTGGGTCTGGGTCCTGGTGGCGGTGGTGGTGGCCGCCGGCCTCTGGGCGGCCCTGGCGGGCGACCGGGGCCCGACGGCCAAGCCGGGCTCCGACCGCTCCAACGACAACCTCCAGCTGCCGGCCAAGCAGGCGCCGCGGGCCAAGGTCCCCGGGCAGCTCTTCATCCTCGGCTTCTACGACGAGACCGAGGAGGCCCGCGGCGAGGACATCCTCGCCACCCTGCGCCGCTACCGGGACCACATCGAGTACCTGTCGCCCTTCTGGTACAGCGTCCGCGCCGACGGCTCCGTGGTCGACCGCAGCGACCGCGACCTCCGCGACTTCGCCGCCCGCGAGAACATCAAGCTGATGCCGCTGTTCAACAACTACCAGGGCACGGACGCCTTCCTGACCGATGCCGCGGCGCGGCGCCGCGCCGTGGACAACATCGTCCAGCTGGTGCGGCGCCACGGCTACGGCGGCGTGCAGATCGACTTCCAACTGCTGAAGCCCCAGAGTCGCCAGGAGCTGACCACCTTCGTGCGCGAGCTGCGCCAGGCGTTGCCGGAGGACAAGGCCATCACCGTCTCGGTGATCCCGCACCGCCACCAGGAGGACGCCACGCAGCACAGCAAGGACGCCTACAGCTACAAGGGGCTGGCGCAGTACGCGCGGCTGGTCCTGATGGCCTACGACCGGCATGGCGAGATGACCCGGCCGGGGCCGGTGGCGCCCCTGGACTGGGTCGGGGAGGTGATCGCCGCCGCGCGGGAGGACGGCGTGCCCGCCGACAAGATCTGGCTCGGCATCCCCGCCTACGGCTACGACTGGGCGGAGGGCGCCGAGCGGGCGGTGCCGGTCTCCCTGCGGGAGGTGCGGACGCTGGCGCGCCGGCACGACATCCGGGTGCAGCGGGACGACGACGGCATCCCCCACTTCACCTACGTGGACGAACGCGGCGTCCGTCACACCGTCTGGTACGAGGACGAGGTGTCGGTGGCGCGGAAGGTGCGCCTCGCCCGGCGCCACGACCTCTACGGCGTGGCCATCTGGCGGCTGGGGTACGAGGACGCGCCCTACTGGCGCATGCTCCTGCGCGAGACGGGTCGCACGGGCATGGACATGACGCCGGACCGCAACCGCCAGCGGGAGAGTGAGAACCAGGACCCCGAAGGGGACGCGAGCGACGTGCAGGAGGGCCATCCCGGCAACGTGCCGGACGGCGGCTGA
- a CDS encoding hydroxyacid dehydrogenase → MAQGPLPRDERGPAAQGHPPPPTVATGRPPAEPRRPVVLVAEFCPPEGLRTLEAGGCRVVYAPDGPREPGRLRRLVRSADALLVRNQVRVDEELLAGAPRLKVVGRLGTGLDNVDGAAAARRGVAVVYAPGANARAVAEFVLAQMLALARRLPEAAAMGASGTWLRPALVGEELAHRTVGILGLGRIGQALVPLLRPLVAAVATHHPRRGPEDPGWRRLGVRWMPLDDLLAWADYLVVLLPLRPETRGLLDAARLRRLKRGARLVVTGRGGVVDEAALAGLLREGHLAGAALDVRALEPPGPCDPLRGLPGVVLTPHVAGLTVEAQTRVATQVAADVLRVLRGQPPRHAAVLPGPPGPAPSPGASADRGRGPTAADAAAPAATPGTLPPRPPSR, encoded by the coding sequence ATGGCCCAGGGGCCGCTTCCTCGGGACGAACGCGGCCCGGCGGCCCAGGGGCACCCGCCCCCGCCGACGGTGGCGACGGGTCGGCCGCCTGCCGAGCCCCGGCGCCCGGTGGTCCTGGTGGCCGAGTTCTGCCCACCCGAGGGGCTGCGCACCCTCGAAGCGGGGGGCTGCCGGGTCGTCTACGCGCCCGACGGGCCGCGGGAGCCCGGCCGGCTGCGGCGGCTGGTGCGCTCGGCCGACGCGCTGCTGGTCCGCAACCAGGTGCGGGTGGACGAGGAGCTCTTGGCCGGGGCGCCGCGCCTCAAGGTGGTGGGACGGCTCGGCACCGGCCTGGACAACGTGGACGGCGCGGCGGCGGCGCGGCGGGGGGTGGCGGTGGTCTACGCACCGGGGGCCAACGCCCGCGCCGTGGCCGAGTTCGTCCTCGCCCAGATGCTGGCCCTGGCCCGCCGGCTGCCGGAGGCGGCCGCCATGGGCGCCTCCGGCACCTGGCTGCGCCCGGCGCTGGTGGGGGAGGAGCTGGCCCACCGCACCGTGGGCATCCTGGGGCTGGGTCGCATCGGGCAGGCCCTGGTGCCGCTCCTGCGCCCGCTGGTGGCGGCGGTCGCCACCCACCACCCGCGGCGCGGTCCCGAGGACCCCGGATGGCGGCGCCTGGGCGTGCGGTGGATGCCGCTGGACGACCTGCTGGCCTGGGCCGACTACCTGGTGGTGCTGCTGCCCCTGCGGCCGGAGACCCGCGGGCTGCTGGACGCCGCGCGCCTGCGCCGGCTCAAGCGGGGCGCGCGGCTGGTGGTGACGGGGCGCGGCGGCGTGGTGGACGAGGCGGCCCTGGCCGGGCTGCTGCGTGAGGGCCACCTGGCCGGCGCCGCCCTGGACGTGCGGGCGCTGGAGCCGCCGGGCCCGTGCGATCCCTTGCGCGGGCTGCCCGGGGTGGTCCTGACGCCCCACGTCGCCGGCCTGACGGTGGAAGCCCAGACGCGCGTCGCGACCCAGGTGGCCGCCGACGTGCTGCGGGTCCTGCGCGGCCAGCCGCCGCGGCATGCGGCCGTCCTGCCCGGCCCGCCGGGCCCGGCCCCCTCCCCCGGCGCGTCGGCGGACCGGGGCCGTGGCCCCACCGCGGCCGACGCCGCGGCGCCGGCCGCCACGCCGGGCACCTTGCCGCCCCGTCCGCCCTCCCGCTAG
- a CDS encoding phosphosulfolactate synthase, whose translation MSLPEPWHHAVSPPLPGRPPKPRQRGLTMILDKGLGPAATADLLAVAAPCIDYWKLAFGTPACYPPAVLQEKVRRIRDAGIAVYPGGTFLEVALAQGRFAAFVAAARAVGFTHLEVSDGTVDMPPAVRRAVIRALLAEGFGVVSEVGKKHPADRVSTLRLHQQVLDDLEAGVEKVVVEARESGKGIVIYDEHGRIDEEELEALVRGLPDPYVLIFEAPHVHQQQDLILRFGPAVNLGNVQPADVLALEALRHGLRGDTLRAALLGRPDLRTVRFPQG comes from the coding sequence ATGAGCCTGCCCGAGCCCTGGCACCATGCGGTCTCCCCGCCCCTCCCGGGGCGACCGCCCAAGCCCCGGCAGCGGGGCCTGACCATGATCCTGGACAAGGGCCTCGGCCCCGCCGCCACCGCCGACCTGCTGGCGGTGGCCGCCCCCTGCATCGACTACTGGAAGCTGGCCTTCGGGACCCCGGCCTGCTACCCTCCGGCGGTACTCCAGGAGAAGGTGCGGCGGATCCGGGACGCGGGGATCGCCGTCTACCCCGGCGGCACCTTCCTCGAGGTCGCGCTGGCCCAGGGCCGGTTCGCCGCCTTCGTCGCGGCCGCGCGGGCGGTCGGCTTCACCCACCTGGAGGTCTCCGACGGCACCGTCGACATGCCGCCGGCGGTGCGGCGCGCGGTGATCCGCGCCCTGCTGGCCGAGGGATTCGGCGTCGTCAGCGAGGTCGGCAAGAAGCACCCCGCCGACCGCGTCTCCACCCTGCGCCTGCACCAGCAGGTGCTGGACGACCTCGAAGCCGGGGTCGAGAAGGTGGTGGTCGAGGCGCGGGAATCCGGCAAGGGCATCGTGATCTACGACGAACACGGCCGGATCGACGAGGAGGAGCTGGAGGCCCTGGTGCGGGGGCTGCCCGACCCCTACGTGCTGATCTTCGAGGCGCCCCACGTCCACCAGCAGCAGGATCTGATCCTGCGCTTCGGCCCCGCGGTCAACCTGGGCAACGTCCAGCCCGCCGACGTGCTGGCCCTGGAGGCCCTGCGGCACGGCCTGCGCGGCGACACCCTGCGCGCGGCCCTGCTCGGTCGGCCCGACCTGCGGACCGTGCGCTTCCCCCAGGGGTGA
- a CDS encoding ATP-dependent Clp protease proteolytic subunit, with translation MGATWGALLSNLFWIVLVLWTVLPLLRQRRVTDRRLQVIRQLERERGSRVITLIHRQESLSFLGIPLTRYITVDDSEQVLRAIRYTPPNMPIDLIVHTPGGLVLAAEQIAEAIRRHRGRVTVMVPHYAMSGGTLIALAADEIWMDENAVVGPVDPQLGGYPAASILAAIRQKGPEKVDDRTLVLGDVAQKAIAQVRQTVYRLLQDRLPEEDARRIAEALTEGRWTHDFPIGCDELRALGLEVRCELPDLVYRLMELYPQPDGRRPSVQFVPVPYAERHTR, from the coding sequence TTGGGCGCCACGTGGGGTGCGCTGCTCAGCAACCTGTTCTGGATCGTGCTCGTCCTCTGGACGGTGTTGCCCCTGCTCCGCCAGCGGCGGGTGACCGACCGGCGGCTGCAGGTGATCCGGCAGCTGGAGCGGGAGCGGGGCTCGCGGGTGATCACCCTGATCCACCGCCAGGAGTCCCTGAGCTTCCTCGGCATCCCCCTCACGCGGTACATCACCGTGGACGACTCCGAGCAGGTGCTGCGCGCCATCCGCTACACGCCGCCCAACATGCCCATCGACCTGATCGTCCACACGCCGGGGGGCCTGGTCCTGGCGGCGGAGCAGATCGCCGAGGCGATCCGCCGCCATCGCGGCCGCGTCACCGTGATGGTGCCCCACTACGCCATGAGCGGCGGCACGCTGATCGCCTTGGCGGCCGACGAGATCTGGATGGACGAGAACGCCGTGGTGGGCCCGGTGGACCCCCAGCTGGGCGGCTACCCCGCGGCCAGCATCCTGGCCGCCATCCGGCAGAAGGGCCCCGAGAAGGTGGACGATCGGACGCTGGTGCTGGGCGACGTGGCGCAGAAGGCCATCGCCCAGGTCCGCCAGACGGTGTACCGCCTGCTCCAGGACCGCCTGCCCGAGGAGGACGCGCGCCGCATCGCCGAGGCGCTGACGGAGGGGCGCTGGACCCACGACTTCCCCATCGGGTGCGACGAGCTGCGCGCCCTGGGGCTGGAGGTGCGCTGCGAGCTGCCCGACCTGGTCTACCGGCTGATGGAGCTCTATCCCCAGCCCGACGGGCGCCGGCCCTCGGTGCAGTTCGTGCCGGTGCCCTACGCCGAGCGCCACACCCGCTGA